A stretch of the Melanotaenia boesemani isolate fMelBoe1 chromosome 24, fMelBoe1.pri, whole genome shotgun sequence genome encodes the following:
- the LOC121635608 gene encoding ladderlectin-like: protein MKTLLVLSVLLCAALAAPAGDEQKPLETVVELPQEDAALEAAQSEPEPEEEAVPELQFNFCPNFWQPHESLCFKLISIPKSWHEAEEYCNNLGGHLASVTNSMQYNFLQGMALNYHQSVAWLGGFYLQDRWMWIDRKSFHYSNWYSQATPSSSSCMYLRSNTGWSNTRCNNNYAFICVKNPFGC from the exons ATGAAGACTCTGCTGGTCCTCTCCGTTCTACTGTGTGCTGCATTAGCAG CTCCAGCTGGAGACGAGCAGAAACCTTTAG AAACAGTAGTGGAGCTCCCTCAGGAAGACGCTGCTCTTGAAGCTG CCCAgtctgaacctgaacctgagGAGGAAGCAGTTCCTGAAC TTCAGTTTAACTTCTGTCCGAACTTCTGGCAACCACATGAATCTCTCTGCTTCAAGTTGATCAGCATTCCCAAGTCCTGGCACGAAGCGGAG GAGTACTGCAATAATCTGGGGGGCCACCTGGCCTCAGTCACAAACAGCATGCAGTACAACTTCCTCCAGGGAATGGCTCTGAACTACCACCAGAGCGTAGCGTGGCTTGGAGGCTTCTACCTGCAG GACCGCTGGATGTGGATTGATCGCAAGAGTTTCCATTACTCCAACTGGTACTCTCAGGCCACCCCAAGCAGCAGCTCCTGCATGTATTTACGCTCTAATA CCGGCTGGAGTAACACTCGCTGCAACAATAATTATGCCTTCATTTGCGTGA